TGGGGAGTGCGCACGACCTGGCGCACGGTCGGCGACGGCGAGTTCTTCTGCCCCGGCTGCGGCGGCGACCGTAGCTACTTGCGCCGCATCGGCCGCCATCGGTTCGCTCTCCTCGGCATCCCCCTCCTCCCCCGCGGCACCGCGGGAACCGTGGTCGAATGCGCCGCCTGCCGAACCTGCTTCCGGACCGACGTCCTCGGCCACCCCACCACCACCCGCTTCTCAGCGATGGTCCGCGACGCCGTGCACACCGTCGCCCTCGCCGTCCTCGCCGCCGGAAAGGAGGGCATCGATGGCAGCGGCACCGCGCTCACCATCGAACTCCACGAGGTCCTCGACCCGCTCGCCCCCCACCTGGCCCCCGCCGGGAGCGAGGACATCCTGCTGCAGGGCGCCCGCATCGCCCTGGCCGACGGGCCGTACACCCCCAGCGAGCACCAAACCCTGGCCACGGTCGGCCGGGCCCTGCTCCTCAGCCACGAGGACACCGAACGACTGCTGGCCATCGCGGCCCGTACTCCGTCGTAAGGCGCCGTATGTGTCCTCTCCCTGACAGCGAGTGCGACGAACAGTGCGGCCGACCTCAGCGTAAGGAAGGAAGACGGCGTCAGGAAAA
This Streptomyces decoyicus DNA region includes the following protein-coding sequences:
- a CDS encoding TerB family tellurite resistance protein; its protein translation is MPHIWGVRTTWRTVGDGEFFCPGCGGDRSYLRRIGRHRFALLGIPLLPRGTAGTVVECAACRTCFRTDVLGHPTTTRFSAMVRDAVHTVALAVLAAGKEGIDGSGTALTIELHEVLDPLAPHLAPAGSEDILLQGARIALADGPYTPSEHQTLATVGRALLLSHEDTERLLAIAARTPS